The following proteins are co-located in the Microcystis wesenbergii NRERC-220 genome:
- a CDS encoding four helix bundle protein, with translation MSKNFPKEEKYALTDQIRRSSRSVCANLAEAWRKRRYQAAFIAKLNDSEGEAAETQTWLDFAVQCGYMDAQTGEELSSLYEKFWLF, from the coding sequence TTGTCGAAAAATTTTCCTAAAGAAGAAAAATATGCTCTAACTGACCAAATTCGACGGTCTTCTCGTTCTGTTTGTGCTAATCTAGCGGAGGCATGGCGTAAACGTAGATACCAAGCCGCATTTATTGCCAAACTCAATGATAGTGAAGGGGAGGCGGCGGAAACACAAACATGGTTAGATTTTGCCGTACAGTGCGGATATATGGACGCACAAACAGGAGAAGAATTATCAAGTCTATACGAGAAATTTTGGCTATTTTAG
- a CDS encoding response regulator has protein sequence MTRDLCRILLIEDEPTTVKLIQRLLLKAPQCSLAEGLTFTLTQAQDLQETAEKLAGEKFDLILLSLEISVPPGLNILVKTRELASTIPIVVQTTSNDEKLVVKAFQLGADGYIQLNNIDSSLLVYQIRVAIERQQYVLNLKHQQQEEEFRELEQLIKGGQTSITAKMFGSEAIRQSIPDIFQQLVQNYGELLDLALEEQAYKVEHNLSERLRSLADKLGFLKASPRDVVDIHTTTLRQKNQDVTLAKAQAYVSEGRLMVLELMGYLVSFYRKYYIGLSNIKLFNNTQS, from the coding sequence ATGACTAGGGACCTCTGTAGAATTTTATTGATAGAGGACGAACCGACGACTGTTAAATTAATCCAGAGATTGCTGTTAAAGGCCCCCCAATGTTCCCTGGCCGAGGGGTTGACTTTTACCCTCACCCAAGCTCAGGATCTACAGGAAACTGCCGAAAAACTGGCAGGGGAGAAATTTGATCTCATCCTCTTAAGCTTGGAAATCTCTGTCCCCCCTGGTTTAAATATCCTAGTCAAAACCAGAGAATTAGCCTCTACTATACCGATAGTGGTTCAAACTACTAGCAATGATGAGAAATTAGTCGTTAAAGCCTTTCAACTGGGTGCTGACGGTTATATTCAGTTAAATAATATCGATAGTAGTCTTTTAGTCTATCAAATTCGTGTGGCGATCGAGCGTCAGCAATATGTACTCAATCTTAAACATCAACAACAGGAAGAAGAATTTCGCGAACTGGAACAGTTAATCAAGGGAGGACAAACTAGCATCACGGCGAAAATGTTCGGTTCTGAGGCAATAAGGCAGAGTATTCCCGATATTTTTCAACAATTAGTCCAAAATTACGGAGAGTTATTAGATTTAGCTTTAGAAGAACAAGCATACAAAGTGGAACATAATCTATCGGAACGACTGCGAAGCTTGGCCGATAAGTTAGGATTCTTAAAAGCTAGTCCTCGCGATGTGGTGGATATTCATACCACCACCCTACGCCAAAAAAATCAGGATGTCACCCTGGCCAAAGCGCAGGCCTACGTTAGCGAAGGTCGTCTCATGGTCCTGGAATTGATGGGTTATCTCGTCTCTTTCTATCGTAAATACTATATCGGTCTCAGCAACATTAAACTGTTCAATAACACGCAATCATGA
- a CDS encoding circadian clock KaiB family protein: MSQYLLKLYIMGDSSKSQRAIANIFRICREELSGLYTVEIIDVLEQPQLAEQDKILVTPTLVKQLPPPLQRIIGDMSNTQKVLLGLDVIPKDSHLN; this comes from the coding sequence ATGAGTCAATATCTTCTCAAACTCTATATTATGGGCGATTCAAGTAAATCCCAGAGGGCGATCGCTAATATTTTTCGGATCTGTCGCGAGGAGTTATCCGGTCTTTATACGGTAGAAATAATTGATGTTCTCGAACAGCCGCAATTAGCGGAACAGGATAAAATTCTCGTAACTCCTACTTTAGTCAAACAACTTCCTCCACCCCTACAAAGAATTATCGGTGATATGTCCAATACCCAAAAGGTTCTCCTCGGTTTGGATGTTATTCCCAAAGACTCCCATCTCAATTAG
- a CDS encoding type I restriction endonuclease subunit R — MSSAITEAITTIALAETRFNLSLTEDRAFFPEWQSDLLSLSSHEKKSLDELRQRYLYQRSAGQLLEKTVTLLLVSPLLAIAGFYDPPLRVRAEESVSLTVDDGEEILSGRIDVLVWLNQFWVVIVESQKTALSVWTALPQTLAYLMANPQPEKPSFAIVTNGDDILLVKLRANVHYYALSRVFAPFISREELYRVLQILKHIGAAIK, encoded by the coding sequence ATGTCGAGTGCCATTACCGAAGCGATCACGACTATTGCCCTAGCCGAGACAAGATTTAATCTCTCCTTAACAGAAGATCGGGCATTTTTTCCCGAATGGCAAAGTGATTTACTGTCTCTATCTAGCCATGAGAAAAAGAGTTTAGATGAACTAAGACAAAGGTATTTATACCAAAGATCGGCGGGACAGTTATTAGAAAAAACCGTGACTTTATTGTTAGTTTCTCCCTTACTAGCGATTGCGGGTTTTTACGATCCGCCTTTGCGAGTACGCGCAGAGGAATCGGTAAGCTTAACCGTCGATGATGGGGAAGAAATACTATCGGGTAGAATCGATGTGTTAGTCTGGTTAAATCAGTTTTGGGTGGTAATTGTAGAATCCCAAAAAACCGCCCTATCGGTTTGGACTGCCTTACCGCAAACCTTAGCCTATTTGATGGCTAATCCCCAGCCCGAAAAACCTAGCTTTGCCATCGTCACCAATGGAGATGATATTTTATTGGTCAAATTGAGAGCTAATGTCCATTATTATGCCCTATCTAGGGTATTTGCTCCCTTTATTTCCAGAGAAGAACTATATAGGGTTTTGCAGATTTTAAAACACATCGGCGCAGCGATCAAATAA
- the csaB gene encoding polysaccharide pyruvyl transferase CsaB, translating into MRAVICGYYGRGNGGDEALLVSLLQMLPSEIKPIVLSNNPRETSQRYGVETCPSRDWWQVLQTMKKADIFIWGGGSLMQDVTSFASPMYYGGLMALAQLLGLKTIAWGQGIGPLNRPFTRWLTKKVLQQCSLVTVRDDISAHLVADWGIRPIVAPDPVWALEAQSVKGLSDLPAPRIAVNLRPHPLLTPAKLDKLTQALIDLQTSTGAFILLVPFQKSRDLPLCEAVARQLRENYQIISLEDPRQLKGVFRGVEMVIGMRFHSLIMAAAEDCRCFALSYDPKVSRLIAEVPMPGWELDQLPEAVNDISNTWINFYANGEALTSDRKYFLIDQALIHREVLSRLVS; encoded by the coding sequence ATGCGTGCAGTAATTTGTGGATATTATGGGAGAGGAAACGGAGGAGATGAGGCATTATTAGTGTCTCTATTGCAGATGTTGCCGTCAGAAATTAAACCTATTGTTTTGTCAAATAACCCCAGAGAAACCAGTCAACGTTATGGAGTGGAAACCTGTCCTAGTCGGGATTGGTGGCAAGTTTTGCAAACTATGAAAAAAGCGGATATATTTATCTGGGGTGGCGGCAGTTTAATGCAGGATGTCACCAGTTTTGCCAGTCCAATGTATTACGGTGGTTTAATGGCTCTTGCTCAATTATTGGGCTTAAAAACTATTGCTTGGGGCCAGGGAATTGGACCATTAAATAGACCTTTTACTCGTTGGTTAACCAAAAAAGTTTTGCAACAATGTAGTTTAGTTACTGTGCGCGATGATATATCGGCTCATTTAGTCGCTGATTGGGGTATTCGTCCCATTGTTGCCCCGGATCCAGTATGGGCTTTAGAAGCTCAATCAGTCAAGGGATTATCGGATTTACCTGCCCCAAGAATCGCCGTCAATTTACGTCCCCATCCCCTATTAACCCCGGCAAAATTAGATAAATTAACCCAAGCTTTAATTGATTTACAAACCAGTACGGGGGCGTTTATTCTCCTAGTCCCTTTTCAAAAGTCGCGGGATTTGCCCCTCTGTGAAGCTGTAGCCCGTCAATTAAGGGAAAATTATCAAATCATTAGTTTAGAGGACCCAAGACAGTTAAAAGGCGTATTTCGTGGGGTAGAAATGGTGATCGGAATGCGCTTTCATAGTTTGATTATGGCCGCGGCAGAAGATTGTCGTTGTTTTGCCCTTAGTTATGATCCGAAAGTGTCGCGATTAATTGCCGAAGTACCGATGCCGGGTTGGGAATTAGATCAGTTACCAGAGGCAGTTAATGATATTAGTAACACTTGGATTAATTTTTATGCCAATGGAGAGGCATTAACCAGTGATCGCAAATATTTTTTAATCGATCAAGCTTTAATTCATCGAGAAGTTTTATCTAGATTGGTGAGCTAA
- a CDS encoding RuBisCO accumulation factor 1: MTEQPRSTDDRISETEATELMRSLLHKEGNWVNWGQKCQKLQKAGYDSQLIFEQTGFQNAQQNLIIVAAQVFESLIKAGAAEDLLSYYIGPRSDVLYELRILNQEQRLGAAKLAAEKRIEVAEAHDIAKAIQDFSRLSQIPSEFTRHPGDAIAYQCWKRGKQKRDLAERAKLIAKGLKFAHSDSARQAIESLLQDFTVTPSRSAPLLPVHRLQDEDELARIIPLVGRFPVTVTDIKHTESLSVEEPFRLVTVGDKQTIVPLPGWQAILKAIDPVAILWPSDQLPRSIATRSEEVLLVIDRVLAEWDVNNYYLVERDNSVSLQWFDSPPDVTILGQLVLILRAKNILDEKNITEPWQMDD, encoded by the coding sequence ATGACAGAACAGCCTCGCAGTACAGATGATCGAATCAGCGAAACGGAAGCGACCGAATTAATGCGCTCGCTGCTTCATAAGGAAGGAAATTGGGTGAATTGGGGGCAAAAATGTCAAAAACTGCAAAAAGCTGGCTACGATTCCCAGTTAATTTTTGAACAAACCGGGTTTCAAAATGCCCAACAAAATTTAATTATTGTCGCTGCCCAAGTTTTTGAGAGTTTAATCAAAGCGGGGGCAGCTGAAGATTTGTTAAGTTACTACATCGGGCCGCGCAGTGATGTGCTATACGAATTACGGATTCTCAACCAAGAACAAAGATTGGGGGCAGCGAAATTAGCGGCAGAAAAAAGGATTGAGGTGGCCGAAGCACACGATATCGCCAAAGCTATCCAGGATTTTTCCCGTTTATCCCAGATTCCCAGTGAATTTACCCGTCATCCTGGAGATGCGATCGCTTATCAGTGTTGGAAACGGGGCAAACAAAAGCGAGATTTAGCCGAAAGAGCGAAATTAATCGCTAAAGGTTTGAAATTTGCCCATTCTGACTCGGCCAGACAGGCGATCGAGTCCTTACTACAAGATTTTACCGTTACTCCCTCCCGTAGCGCACCGTTGCTACCCGTCCATCGTTTACAGGATGAGGACGAATTAGCCAGAATTATTCCTTTAGTAGGAAGATTTCCGGTGACGGTAACTGATATAAAACACACAGAAAGTCTGAGCGTCGAGGAACCTTTTCGACTGGTAACGGTGGGGGATAAACAAACAATCGTGCCTCTCCCCGGTTGGCAAGCAATTCTAAAGGCGATCGATCCTGTAGCGATTTTATGGCCTAGCGATCAATTACCTCGATCGATTGCCACTAGGTCTGAGGAAGTGTTATTAGTGATCGATCGAGTTTTGGCCGAATGGGACGTGAACAATTATTATCTAGTAGAGAGAGATAATTCCGTCTCTTTACAATGGTTTGATAGTCCCCCCGATGTCACCATCTTAGGTCAATTAGTCTTGATTTTAAGAGCCAAAAATATCCTCGATGAAAAAAACATCACCGAACCCTGGCAAATGGACGACTAA
- a CDS encoding carbon dioxide-concentrating mechanism protein, with protein sequence MKTKRHPKDSALGLVSTLSFPAIVGTADMMLKSAEVTLVGYEKIGGGHCTAIVRGNIADVRLAVEEGAKTAAQFGQLVSKSVIPRPMPNLEVIFPIGSRLAEIAQSQRGFSKLSNMSIGLLETRGFPAMVGAADAMLKSADVQLASYETIGDGLCTAIIRGSVANVAVAIDAGMREAEKIGELHAVMIIPRLLEDLEHTLPVASYWLETPEPLPMLLPNTVREKQRELVALPELEKTKIPIRRQEMQEKVLEEVIPVEVIIDEDSY encoded by the coding sequence ATGAAAACCAAGCGTCACCCCAAAGATAGCGCCTTGGGTTTAGTCTCTACCCTCAGCTTTCCGGCGATCGTCGGGACGGCGGATATGATGCTAAAATCCGCAGAAGTTACCCTCGTGGGTTACGAAAAAATTGGCGGTGGTCACTGTACGGCGATCGTGCGTGGTAATATTGCCGATGTGCGGTTAGCAGTGGAAGAAGGGGCAAAAACCGCCGCACAGTTCGGACAATTGGTATCTAAATCGGTTATTCCCCGACCGATGCCCAATTTAGAGGTAATTTTCCCAATTGGTAGCCGTTTAGCCGAAATTGCCCAAAGTCAACGGGGTTTCAGCAAACTGAGCAATATGTCGATCGGTCTCTTGGAAACCCGCGGTTTTCCTGCTATGGTGGGGGCAGCCGATGCGATGTTAAAATCGGCCGATGTACAGTTAGCTTCCTACGAAACGATTGGGGATGGTTTGTGTACGGCCATTATCCGGGGTTCCGTCGCTAATGTGGCCGTGGCCATTGATGCGGGAATGCGGGAAGCAGAGAAAATCGGTGAACTGCACGCGGTGATGATTATTCCCCGTTTATTGGAAGATTTAGAACATACTCTACCAGTGGCCAGCTACTGGTTAGAAACTCCCGAACCTTTACCGATGTTGTTACCCAATACTGTCCGGGAAAAACAACGGGAATTGGTCGCTTTACCAGAATTGGAAAAAACCAAAATACCGATTCGTCGCCAAGAAATGCAGGAAAAAGTGTTAGAAGAAGTGATTCCCGTGGAAGTTATCATCGATGAGGACAGTTATTAA
- a CDS encoding FkbM family methyltransferase, translating into MKAINTLTMRLKSLMKQLLSPQMLAILQSVRWKMLLTSSRTAKNQVGNVSTGWRRRIDDVVSSPDNAEIPRCHNAGELDGYTITMHNGVRVSAIGYYGAGVLNMLIENRGVHEPQEERVFEAIIQLLPEDCNMLELGAYWAFYSLSLLQQRPNAKCYLVEPEIRNLLSGKTNFRLNKRRGHFTQARVDSNPQDNPKTISVDSFCAEHGIGHLNILHADIQGYELAMLDGAREMLSEGKVDFVFISTHSNSLHNRCLERLLSLGYSILAEVDLDETFSVDGLIVAKHHLLDQPEPIKISRKAVQ; encoded by the coding sequence ATGAAGGCGATCAACACACTCACAATGCGATTAAAATCCCTAATGAAGCAACTGTTATCACCTCAGATGCTTGCTATCCTTCAATCTGTCCGCTGGAAGATGCTACTGACATCATCAAGAACAGCAAAGAACCAGGTCGGAAATGTCAGTACCGGTTGGCGCCGAAGGATAGATGATGTGGTTTCGTCTCCTGATAATGCCGAAATTCCGAGATGTCACAACGCCGGCGAACTAGATGGTTATACGATTACAATGCACAACGGTGTAAGAGTAAGTGCAATTGGATATTACGGAGCAGGTGTCCTCAACATGTTAATCGAAAACAGGGGCGTTCACGAACCTCAAGAAGAGCGGGTGTTTGAGGCGATCATTCAACTGCTACCAGAAGACTGCAACATGCTTGAACTTGGAGCTTACTGGGCCTTTTATTCTTTATCACTTCTTCAACAACGCCCAAATGCCAAATGCTATCTGGTTGAACCGGAGATCAGAAATCTCCTTAGCGGCAAGACAAATTTTCGTCTCAATAAGAGACGCGGACACTTCACGCAAGCACGAGTCGATTCTAACCCACAAGACAATCCCAAGACTATATCGGTTGATTCATTCTGCGCTGAACATGGAATCGGGCATCTGAATATTCTCCATGCTGATATTCAAGGATATGAGCTAGCTATGCTCGATGGGGCGAGGGAAATGCTGTCGGAGGGAAAGGTGGATTTCGTCTTTATATCCACGCACTCGAACTCACTCCACAATCGTTGTCTTGAGAGGTTGCTCTCCCTAGGGTATTCGATATTGGCCGAGGTCGACCTGGACGAAACATTTTCGGTTGATGGCCTGATCGTTGCCAAACATCACTTATTGGATCAGCCGGAGCCTATCAAGATATCGCGGAAAGCCGTCCAATAA
- a CDS encoding DUF2281 domain-containing protein, which translates to MSTSAKSLEELVRQLSPQLKVEVQTFVESLLSKSNQPIKRKLRQDWAGMLKTDYTSIELQNLAVEWRNG; encoded by the coding sequence ATGAGTACATCAGCAAAATCACTAGAAGAACTGGTGAGACAATTATCGCCCCAGTTAAAGGTTGAAGTACAAACGTTTGTAGAGTCACTTTTAAGTAAATCTAACCAACCTATAAAACGTAAACTCCGTCAAGACTGGGCAGGGATGCTTAAAACCGATTACACATCAATTGAGTTACAGAATCTTGCAGTTGAATGGAGAAATGGCTAG
- a CDS encoding PIN domain-containing protein — translation MFLLDTNIWLERLLGQGQAEVVAELLDTLSPSDMCMTDFTLHSIGVICNRLNQRDVFIKFVDDVLIDAGVVLVSIPANQMKRVVEIIDLFRLDFDDAYQYVAAELEKATIVSFDQDFDRTEQRRLTPMQVLKIRN, via the coding sequence GTGTTTCTTCTGGATACGAATATTTGGCTAGAACGCTTATTAGGACAGGGACAGGCGGAGGTTGTTGCGGAGCTACTTGATACGCTCTCGCCCTCTGATATGTGTATGACTGATTTTACTTTACATTCTATCGGGGTGATCTGTAATCGGCTGAATCAAAGAGACGTTTTTATCAAATTTGTGGATGACGTTTTGATTGATGCTGGTGTTGTACTGGTCAGTATTCCTGCTAACCAAATGAAGAGAGTCGTAGAAATAATAGATCTCTTTCGCTTGGATTTTGATGATGCTTACCAATATGTTGCTGCCGAGCTTGAAAAAGCTACTATTGTGAGTTTTGATCAAGATTTTGACAGGACAGAGCAAAGACGTTTGACTCCTATGCAAGTGCTTAAAATTAGAAATTAA
- a CDS encoding ISKra4-like element ISMae18 family transposase (programmed frameshift), giving the protein MNTDQKEQLDQHLKAIAQILVDNTPEEQLRSFEGIETALRDHWLTTLGPAIGKFFFESATGTQAGRTKSVSSIIGKVKISEKQADKLGLSKNNRLSPMLEKCCLGAVAKVSFEDAEKDLKMATGMAVSGSSQQRLVQRYKFEEAEAKSPVEALSVEVGKVRIRTPKGQPSQGRDYKAVSLHGQECAGFFQQNEELLEWVNRQPLTEVVTCLGDGHDGVWNLMEKIGVKRREILDWYHLVENMNKIGGSNKRLNRIKENLWKGEVKRVLEELEGCKKKQAINFTKYVDKHRERIPNYELYQSQGICIGSGSVESKIKQIGARMKIVGAQWKAENVPQYLKLRCAYLNGDIA; this is encoded by the exons ATGAATACAGACCAAAAAGAACAACTAGATCAACATTTAAAAGCCATTGCTCAAATTCTAGTCGATAATACCCCAGAAGAACAACTACGTAGCTTTGAGGGCATTGAAACCGCCCTGCGAGACCATTGGCTGACTACATTGGGTCCTGCCATAGGCA AATTTTTTTTTGAATCAGCAACAGGAACCCAAGCAGGGCGAACCAAAAGCGTAAGCAGTATCATAGGGAAAGTCAAGATAAGCGAGAAACAAGCCGATAAACTAGGATTAAGCAAGAATAATCGATTAAGTCCCATGCTGGAGAAATGTTGCTTAGGAGCAGTGGCTAAAGTCTCTTTTGAAGATGCGGAAAAAGATCTCAAAATGGCGACAGGAATGGCAGTTTCAGGCAGTAGTCAACAGAGGCTTGTACAAAGATATAAATTTGAGGAAGCAGAAGCAAAGAGTCCGGTAGAAGCATTGAGTGTAGAGGTCGGAAAAGTCAGAATCAGAACGCCCAAAGGACAACCGAGTCAAGGTCGAGATTACAAAGCAGTAAGTCTGCATGGTCAAGAATGTGCGGGATTTTTTCAGCAAAATGAAGAATTACTGGAATGGGTGAACCGTCAGCCCTTAACAGAGGTAGTCACCTGTTTAGGAGATGGTCATGATGGGGTGTGGAATCTGATGGAGAAAATCGGTGTTAAAAGGAGAGAAATATTGGATTGGTATCATTTAGTAGAGAATATGAATAAAATAGGCGGGTCAAACAAGCGTCTGAATAGAATCAAAGAGAATTTATGGAAAGGAGAGGTGAAAAGAGTTTTAGAGGAATTAGAGGGATGCAAAAAGAAACAGGCTATAAATTTCACCAAATATGTCGATAAACATCGAGAAAGAATACCCAATTACGAACTCTATCAATCCCAAGGGATTTGCATCGGTTCTGGAAGTGTAGAGTCAAAGATTAAGCAAATAGGTGCAAGAATGAAAATTGTGGGAGCACAATGGAAAGCAGAGAATGTTCCTCAGTATTTGAAGCTACGTTGTGCTTATCTCAACGGCGATATTGCCTGA
- the pstB gene encoding phosphate ABC transporter ATP-binding protein PstB — MIDSSLMNTPTSLANSAIEVENLSFFYGSKKALEGVSLQIPQRQVTAMIGPSGCGKSTLLKALNRIGELEGQVTVKGKVRFFGQDIYAPKVNLHTLRRQVGMVFQRPNPFPASIYDNIAYGIRIYRSASRSELDGIVELALKGAALWNEVKDLLNKSALGLSGGQQQRLCIARALAVKPKVLLMDEPCSALDPLSTLKVEELIHELKQQYTIVIVTHNMQQASRVSDRTAFFNADETRVGRLVEFDTTQKIFTDAVNQQTRDYVAGRFG, encoded by the coding sequence ATGATCGATTCCTCTCTCATGAACACTCCTACTTCTCTAGCTAATTCGGCGATCGAAGTCGAAAATCTTAGCTTTTTCTACGGTAGCAAAAAAGCCCTGGAAGGGGTTTCTTTACAAATACCTCAAAGGCAAGTAACCGCCATGATCGGCCCCTCTGGTTGTGGTAAATCCACTCTCTTAAAAGCCCTCAATCGTATCGGGGAATTAGAGGGGCAAGTGACAGTTAAGGGGAAAGTTAGGTTTTTTGGCCAAGATATCTACGCCCCCAAAGTTAACCTTCATACCTTACGGCGACAGGTGGGCATGGTGTTTCAGCGCCCTAACCCTTTTCCCGCTAGTATTTACGATAATATTGCCTATGGTATTAGAATTTATCGTTCCGCTAGTCGCAGTGAATTAGATGGGATTGTGGAATTAGCTTTAAAAGGGGCCGCTCTTTGGAATGAAGTTAAAGATCTGTTGAATAAATCCGCTTTAGGATTATCGGGAGGACAACAACAAAGATTGTGTATTGCTCGCGCTTTGGCGGTAAAACCAAAAGTATTATTAATGGATGAACCTTGTTCGGCTTTAGACCCCCTTTCTACCCTCAAAGTCGAGGAATTAATCCATGAATTGAAGCAACAATACACGATCGTCATTGTCACCCATAATATGCAACAGGCCTCTAGGGTATCCGATCGCACGGCCTTTTTTAATGCCGATGAAACCCGCGTCGGTCGTTTGGTGGAATTTGACACCACCCAGAAAATTTTCACCGATGCAGTTAATCAACAAACTCGCGATTATGTAGCCGGTAGATTCGGTTAA
- the pstA gene encoding phosphate ABC transporter permease PstA — MSQGAFPEEDLQQPLSPWRHFFTNGLTGLAIALSAIAILPLFAILFQIVKEGLPGFNWQVFTSLPAPVGSDPSVPNGFANAIVGTLTMVGLASLGSIPLGILTGVFLSEFARGSKIGGILRFAIVVLSSTPSVIVGVFSFGVLVLTTKQFSAVAGAFALGVIMLPIIALTTEEALKLIPMSYRLGSSALGGSRFDTVFRIVLPAAIAPIMTGILLAVARAAGETAPLMFTALFSQFWQESLWSPTPALTVLIYNYASSPFPEQNSLAWTASLVLIILVLITSLLSRFVTRKRSN; from the coding sequence ATGAGCCAAGGAGCTTTTCCCGAAGAAGATTTACAGCAACCCCTGTCACCGTGGCGACATTTTTTTACCAACGGTCTCACGGGTTTAGCGATCGCTCTTAGTGCCATCGCCATTCTGCCTTTATTCGCTATCCTCTTTCAAATTGTCAAAGAAGGTTTACCCGGATTCAATTGGCAAGTTTTCACCTCTTTACCCGCCCCAGTTGGCTCTGATCCCAGTGTTCCCAACGGTTTTGCCAATGCGATCGTGGGGACTTTAACCATGGTCGGTTTAGCGTCCTTAGGCAGCATACCTCTGGGGATTCTCACCGGGGTTTTCCTCTCGGAATTCGCTCGGGGTTCCAAAATTGGCGGTATTCTGCGCTTTGCGATCGTGGTGTTGAGTAGTACCCCTTCCGTTATCGTCGGGGTGTTTTCTTTCGGGGTTTTGGTCTTAACTACCAAACAATTTTCCGCCGTAGCCGGGGCCTTTGCTTTGGGGGTGATTATGTTGCCGATCATCGCTTTAACCACGGAAGAGGCCCTGAAACTAATACCCATGTCCTACCGTCTCGGTTCCTCCGCTTTGGGGGGTTCCCGTTTCGATACGGTATTTCGCATTGTCCTGCCAGCAGCGATCGCACCGATTATGACCGGGATATTATTAGCGGTGGCCCGGGCTGCTGGAGAAACCGCCCCCTTAATGTTTACAGCTTTATTTAGTCAATTTTGGCAAGAAAGTCTTTGGTCGCCCACACCGGCTTTAACGGTGTTGATTTATAACTACGCTAGTTCCCCCTTTCCTGAACAAAATTCCCTGGCTTGGACAGCTTCTTTAGTCCTAATTATCTTAGTTTTAATTACTAGCCTTCTTTCCCGTTTTGTCACTCGTAAACGCTCAAATTAA
- the pstC gene encoding phosphate ABC transporter permease subunit PstC yields MANFSEPVESFDLSAANLNESPGTAGLFNRIFTILVWICAASGLIFLLWMARIVFQDARPAINEFGWGFLWGTTWDVNVLKFGGLPFIFGSIVSSILALLLAIPLSVAVALTTSENYLPASVRYPIGFLVELIASIPSVIIGLWGIFVLIPVLKPLQEWLFQNFAWFPLFNTQPLGPSMLIAGVILAIMIVPTISAISRDVLLTVPPELRSASMALGATRWETIWRVLLPAASSGIIGAIILGLGRALGETMAVAMVIGNSSIISPSLLAPGYTIPAVLANTFPEAFEKIHIGALMYLALILFVITLAVNSVAALLVQFINRNR; encoded by the coding sequence ATGGCTAATTTTTCTGAACCCGTTGAGTCTTTTGATCTCTCGGCGGCCAATCTTAACGAAAGCCCCGGCACTGCGGGTTTATTCAATCGCATTTTTACGATCCTAGTCTGGATTTGTGCCGCCTCTGGTTTAATTTTTCTGCTGTGGATGGCCCGGATTGTTTTTCAGGATGCGCGGCCGGCGATCAATGAATTCGGTTGGGGATTTCTCTGGGGAACCACTTGGGATGTGAACGTCCTCAAATTTGGTGGTTTACCCTTTATTTTCGGTTCGATCGTTTCCTCGATTCTGGCTCTTTTATTAGCTATTCCCCTCAGTGTTGCCGTTGCTTTAACCACTAGCGAGAATTATTTGCCGGCAAGTGTCCGTTATCCCATCGGTTTTCTAGTGGAATTAATTGCCTCGATTCCCAGTGTAATTATTGGTTTATGGGGGATTTTCGTACTAATTCCCGTGCTTAAACCCCTGCAAGAATGGTTATTTCAAAATTTTGCTTGGTTCCCTTTGTTTAATACCCAACCTTTGGGACCAAGTATGCTGATTGCCGGTGTGATCCTAGCGATCATGATCGTGCCGACTATTTCCGCTATCAGTCGCGATGTCTTGCTTACCGTCCCCCCCGAATTACGCAGCGCCTCCATGGCCCTAGGGGCGACTCGTTGGGAAACCATCTGGCGCGTGTTGTTGCCGGCGGCCAGTTCCGGTATTATCGGGGCGATTATCCTCGGTTTAGGTCGCGCTTTAGGGGAAACTATGGCGGTGGCCATGGTAATCGGTAACTCCTCGATTATTAGTCCCTCCCTCTTGGCCCCCGGTTATACTATTCCTGCTGTACTAGCCAATACTTTCCCAGAAGCTTTTGAAAAAATTCACATCGGAGCCTTGATGTATCTAGCTTTGATTCTATTTGTTATTACCTTAGCTGTCAATAGTGTAGCGGCTTTGTTAGTACAATTTATCAACCGCAATCGTTAA